The Terriglobales bacterium genome includes the window GCGAAGACACAGCCGACAACGGTGGCCTGCGCATCGCCTTCATGGCTCTCACCGAGGCGCTCAAGCAGGATGGCAAGGGCCTCGACGACAAAGGGGCCGACGGTTGGACGCCGCGCCAGCGCTTCTTCCTTTCTTATGCCAACCAGTGGTGCGGCACGCTGCGCCCGCAGGTCATGCGCACCGTCGTCCTGACCAATCCGCATTCGCTCAACAAGTACCGTGTGAACAACGTGATCAGCAACTCGGAGGACTTCGCCAAGGCCTTCAGTTGCAAAGCCGGCCAGCCCATGGCGCGGCAGAATGCGTGCAGAGTGTGGTGAAGTGTCCAAGCTAGTGGATGGGTCATTCTGGGCCCGCGCCTCTTGCCGGCCCAGGACCTATGCATTCCGCCCCTGCACGAACGGGTTGGAGATGGAATATTTCCGTGTCTCCGCGCCTCCGCGGTGAATCGCTCTTCTGCTAAACTGACGTGTTTCCCCGCGCAAGCGGACTTCATCTGTAGGGTCTTCCATGTTCCAGCCGCAGGACATCGCCATCGTCGCCGGGGCGCGCACGCCCATGGGCCGATACGGCGGCAAACTGCGCGACTTCAGCGCGCAGGAACTCGGCGCGATCGCCGGCAAGTGCGCCATTCAGCGCGCCAACATCGAGCCCGCCGAGTTCGACCATGTGGTCTTCGGCAACGCGCAGCAGACGTCGGGCGACGCGCTCTACGGCGCCCGCCACGTCGCGCTCAAAGCCGGGTTGCCCATCGAAACGCCGGCGCTTACCGTGAACCGCCTGTGCGGCTCCGGCATGCAGGCCATTGTGAGCGGCGCGCAACTGATCCAGCTCGGCGAAGCAAAGACCGTGCTCGCCGGCGGCATGGAAAGCATGTCGCAGGCGCCGCACGTCATCCGCGGCGCGCGCTGGGGGCTGGGCCTGGGCGAAGGCAAGCTGGAAGACTCGCTGATGGTCGCGCTGCTCGACACCCAATGCGGCCTCTACATGGCCAACACCGCCGAGCTCTACGCCAGCCAGCACGGCATCACGCGCCAGCACATGGACGAGTTTGCGCTGCTCTCGCAGCAGCGCGCCGACGCGGCTTACAAGGCCGGACGCATCCAGGAAGAACTCGTCCCCGTGCAGCTCGTCGATCGCAAAGGCCAGCCCACCGGCGAGTCGTTTTCCGAGGATGATCACCGCCGCCCGCAAACCACGCTCGAAGGCCTTGCCAGGCTGAAGCCCGCGTTCGGCAAAGACGGCAGCGTCACCGCCGGCAACGCCAGCGGCATCGTGGATGGCGGCGCCGCCGTCGTCCTCATGCCGCTCGAAAGCGCGCAGAAGCGTGGACTCAAGCCGCTCGGCCGCCTCGTCAGCTGGGGCATCGCCGGCGTCGAGCCGAAGATCATGGGCTCGGGCCCGGTGCCGGCCTCGAAGATCGCCCTGCAAAAAGCCGGGCTGAAGCTCGACGACATTGACCTGGTCGAAGTGAACGAAGCCTTCGCCGGCCAGTACCTCGCTGTCGAAAAGCAACTCGGCCTCGATCGCAACAAGACCAACGTGAACGGCGGCGCCATCGCGCTCGGCCATCCGTTGGGCGCGACCGGCACGCGGCTGGTGATTACGCTGCTGTACGAATTGCGCAGGCGTGGAAAGAAGTACGGACTCGCAACGGCGTGCATTGGCGGCGGGCAGGGAATTGCAGTGATTGTGGAGGCTCTTTCTTAGATTATCCCGAGCGAAGCGAGGGAACCATACCTTGCCACGACCGATTGCGAAGGGCAGGCTGTTCTACTACGTCTACATTCTCGCTAGTCTCTCAGGGATGTTGTACGTCGGCCTCACCGACCATTTGCCGCGCCGTTTGCGCGAGCATAAAGACGGCGTGTTCGACGGGTTTACAAAGCGGTACAAGATCAATCGCTTGATGTGCTTCGAAAAGATGACTGATTCATATGCGGCGCGACGCCGTGAAATTCAGATCAAGGCATACCGTCGCGAGAAGAAAATCGCGTTATTTGTGGGCACGAATCCGTCATGGCGTGATCTTTCGCCCGAAGTGTTTGCTTGGGGTATAGGTCCCTCGCTTCGCTCGGGATCTAAGAGCAAAGCAAAGCCGCGGTAAGAGGTTTTGATCTCTATGGCAATTCAAAAGGTCGGCGTACTCGGCTGCGGTCTCATGGGCTCCGGCATCGCCCAGGTCGCAGCCACTGCGGGTTGCGACGTCACCGTGCTCGAGGCCGAGCAGCGCTTTCTCGACAAAGGCTTCGCCGGCATCGAGAGGTCGCTCGCGAAGTTGGCCGAGAAGCCCGACAAGAGCGGCATCACGCCCGAAAAGGCGAAAGAAATCCGCGCTCGTCTGCAGGGTACCACCGACAAGAGCGGCCTCGCCGACTGTGACATCGTCATTGAAGCCATCATCGAGAACGTTGAAGAAAAGAAGAAGATGCACTCGGCGCTGGACTCCATCGTGAAGCGCGATGCCATCTTCGCCTCCAATACCTCGTCCATCTCCATCACCGAGCTGATGACGGCGACCAAGCGCCCCGAGCGCTTCATCGGCCTGCACTTCTTCAACCCCGTGCCGCTCATGAAGCTGGTCGAGGTCGTGCGTACCATCGCTACCGATCCGGCGGTCCTCGACACCGCCGTCGAGTTCGGCAAAAGGCTGGGCAAAGTTCCGGTGCGCACCTCGGACAAAACGGGATTCATCGTGAACCGCCTGCTGGTGCCCTACCTGCTCGACGCCATCCGCGCCTACGAAGAGGGCGTGGGTTCGATCCCCGACATCGACAACGCCATGAAGCTCGGCTGCGGATATCCGATGGGCCCGTTCACGCTGCTCGACTTCGTCGGCCTCGACACCACGTACTACATCACCCACGTGATGTACGACGAGTTCAAGGAGCGCCGCTTCGCCTCGCCGCCGCTGCTCAAACGCCTGGTGCTGGCCGGCTGGTACGGGAAGAAAACGGGCAAAGGGTTTTACGACTGGTCGGACCCGCAGAACCCGGTGCCGGGGGAGTTTTGAGGTTTTTGTCGAACCGCGGAGGCGCGGAGCCGGGGAGAAGTGAGGATTCGGGGAAATCAGAACAGAATTCTCCGCGTCAGTCCGCGGTACGGTTTTTGGTTGTGGTCGGTGTAGTCCGTGTTCATCCGTGGTAAGCAGGCTTGGCGCTTATGACCTTTGAAAACATCATTTTCGAGAAAAAAGGGCCCATCGCCACGGTCACCGTCAACCGACCGAAGGTCCTCAACGCCCTGAACGCGGCGACGATGGAAGACCTGCGGCAGGCCTTCAGCGACATTCAAGAAGATGCGGCCATACGCGTCGGCCTGCTCACCGGCGCGGGCGAGAAGGCCTTCATCGCCGGCGCCGACATCGGCGAACTGGCCAAGCAGGATCCGGTTTCCGCCAAGGAGTACACGCATCGCGGCCAGGCCGTGCTCGACCTGATCGAGAACCTGGGCAAGCCGGTCATCGCCTGCATCAACGGTTTCGCCCTCGGGGGCGGATGCGAGATCGCCATGGCCTGCAGCTTTCGTCTGGCCAGTGAGAATGCGAAGCTGGGTCAGCCCGAAGTCAAGCTCGGCATCATTCCTGGGTACGGCGGCACGCAACGCCTGCCGCGCCTGGTTGGCAAGGGCCTGGCGAACCAGATCCTGCTTTCCGGCGACATGATCACCGCCCAGGAAGCGCACCGCATCGGCCTGGTGAATGAAGTCACGGCGCCCGCCGAGTTGATCCCGCGCGCCGAAGCCATCGCGCAGAAGATCATCGCCAATGCGCCGCTCGCCGTGCAGTACACGCTTGAAGCCGTGAACCACGGCATGGAGATGCCACTTTCAGAAGGGCTCTACCTGGAAGCAACACTCTTCGCGGTCGCCTGCGCCACCGAGGACAAGAAAGAAGGCACCAGCGCATTCCTGGAAAAGCGCCCGGCACAGTTCAAGGGGAAGTGAAACACCGCCGAACTGCCGAATTGCGAAAGCGCCGAATTGCCAAGAACGGCGGCAGTGGTTTTCCATTCGGCTTTCAATTCGGCAGTTCCGCAGTTCCGCAAATCGGCAATTGACAGATGATTCTCTCCCTCCACCATCTCCGCGTCGCCCGCTCCGAGCGCGAATTTTCTTCGGTCGTTGAATTGTTCGAATCGCTGGGTCTCGAGCAGTGCGATGCGTGGAACGAGAAGCGCAGCCGGGGCGCGAAATTGCGCGCGCCCCTCGGCGGTATTGAGATCGGACACGGCCGCGGCTTCCCAGACGCCGAACTGGTGCTGGAAGTCGATAGCGCCGACGCCTACTTCGAGCTGGCGAAGAATCGCAAGCTGCGCATCGTTCAGAAAATTTCAGACCAGGAGTGGGGCGCGCGGCTCTTTATTCTCGAGGCCGCCGGCGGCATGCGTGTTGCCGTGTTCTCGTACGAGCCCAAGCCCGAGCCAACAAGCAACGCCGGCTCGCTCTCCGCCGCCGGCAAACGCTTCGGCATCGTCGTGGCGCGCTTCAACGCCTTCATCACTGAGCGCCTGCTCGCGGGCGCGCTCGACGCTCTGCGCCGCTCCGGCGCGAAAAAAGGCGACCTCGAAGTCGTGCACGTCCCCGGCAGCTTCGAAATTCCGATTGCCGCCCGCAAGCTCGCGGCCTCGCGCCGCTTCAACGCCATCATCTGCCTTGGGTGCCTGCTCCGCGGCGACACCGCGCACTACGACGTGATCGCCAACGAGTGCGCCCGCGGCATCGGCCAGTCGGCCCAGGAAACCGGCGTGCCCCATGCTTTCGGCGTCCTCACCTGCGACACGCTCGAGCAGGCCATCGACCGCGCCGGCCTCAAGGGCGGCAACAAGGGATTCGAGGCGGCGCTCTCGGCGGTGGAGATGGCGAATCTGAAAGACATTGTCGGCCCTCGGCAGTCGGCTCTCGGCAAAGCGGCCAAACGCAGACACCGTCGCCATTGAGTTGCTTCTTTGGCTTAGCCTTTAACCGACGACCGACGACCGACGACCAAATCCCTCGTCGCCAATCACTGTTACTATCGAAAGCATGGGCACCCGCCGCAAATCCCGCGAGCTCGCGCTGCAGATGCTTTTTCAGGCCGACATGGCGAAGCAGTCGCCCGATCAGGTCCGCAAGACCTTCTGGGCCGAGCGCGCCGACATCACCGACGAGGTCCGCGGCTTCACCGAATCCATTTTTGGGGCGGGCACCGGGCGCGCTGCGGAAATCGATCAGCTCATCGAGCAGCACGCCGAAAACTGGCGGGTGGACCGCATGTCCGCCGTGGACCGCAACATTCTTCGCGCCGGCGTAGCCGAAATGCTCGCTTATCCCGAGACGGCTGCCGCGATCATCATCAATGAGGCGCTGGAAATCGCCCGCCGCTTTTCCGCACCCGAGTCGGTGCAGTTCATCAACGGCGTGCTCGACAGCGTAGCGCGCGAACTCAAGCGCGTCCCGCAGACGTAAGCGCCATTCACCCCGGAGTACCGAGCACGCCGAGCGAACCATTCCTGGCGGAAGTCATCCTCAGGCCGAGCTTTTGCCGCCTCTGCGTCTTTGCGTTGAAGAGGATTTTACTTCGGGCGCACGGCCACCAAATCGGGCACAAATCCCACCGAGATCTGCTGCGCGTCGGTGTTGGCGCCGAGGTCGATGCGATGCACGTTGCTGTCGCTGGCGCCGACGTACATCTGCGAGCCGTCCACTAGCAGGCCGCCGGTCAACGGCGTCGCGCCGTTG containing:
- a CDS encoding acetyl-CoA C-acetyltransferase; its protein translation is MFQPQDIAIVAGARTPMGRYGGKLRDFSAQELGAIAGKCAIQRANIEPAEFDHVVFGNAQQTSGDALYGARHVALKAGLPIETPALTVNRLCGSGMQAIVSGAQLIQLGEAKTVLAGGMESMSQAPHVIRGARWGLGLGEGKLEDSLMVALLDTQCGLYMANTAELYASQHGITRQHMDEFALLSQQRADAAYKAGRIQEELVPVQLVDRKGQPTGESFSEDDHRRPQTTLEGLARLKPAFGKDGSVTAGNASGIVDGGAAVVLMPLESAQKRGLKPLGRLVSWGIAGVEPKIMGSGPVPASKIALQKAGLKLDDIDLVEVNEAFAGQYLAVEKQLGLDRNKTNVNGGAIALGHPLGATGTRLVITLLYELRRRGKKYGLATACIGGGQGIAVIVEALS
- a CDS encoding GIY-YIG nuclease family protein, which codes for MPRPIAKGRLFYYVYILASLSGMLYVGLTDHLPRRLREHKDGVFDGFTKRYKINRLMCFEKMTDSYAARRREIQIKAYRREKKIALFVGTNPSWRDLSPEVFAWGIGPSLRSGSKSKAKPR
- a CDS encoding 3-hydroxyacyl-CoA dehydrogenase family protein — its product is MAIQKVGVLGCGLMGSGIAQVAATAGCDVTVLEAEQRFLDKGFAGIERSLAKLAEKPDKSGITPEKAKEIRARLQGTTDKSGLADCDIVIEAIIENVEEKKKMHSALDSIVKRDAIFASNTSSISITELMTATKRPERFIGLHFFNPVPLMKLVEVVRTIATDPAVLDTAVEFGKRLGKVPVRTSDKTGFIVNRLLVPYLLDAIRAYEEGVGSIPDIDNAMKLGCGYPMGPFTLLDFVGLDTTYYITHVMYDEFKERRFASPPLLKRLVLAGWYGKKTGKGFYDWSDPQNPVPGEF
- a CDS encoding enoyl-CoA hydratase-related protein, whose amino-acid sequence is MTFENIIFEKKGPIATVTVNRPKVLNALNAATMEDLRQAFSDIQEDAAIRVGLLTGAGEKAFIAGADIGELAKQDPVSAKEYTHRGQAVLDLIENLGKPVIACINGFALGGGCEIAMACSFRLASENAKLGQPEVKLGIIPGYGGTQRLPRLVGKGLANQILLSGDMITAQEAHRIGLVNEVTAPAELIPRAEAIAQKIIANAPLAVQYTLEAVNHGMEMPLSEGLYLEATLFAVACATEDKKEGTSAFLEKRPAQFKGK
- the ribH gene encoding 6,7-dimethyl-8-ribityllumazine synthase, which produces MILSLHHLRVARSEREFSSVVELFESLGLEQCDAWNEKRSRGAKLRAPLGGIEIGHGRGFPDAELVLEVDSADAYFELAKNRKLRIVQKISDQEWGARLFILEAAGGMRVAVFSYEPKPEPTSNAGSLSAAGKRFGIVVARFNAFITERLLAGALDALRRSGAKKGDLEVVHVPGSFEIPIAARKLAASRRFNAIICLGCLLRGDTAHYDVIANECARGIGQSAQETGVPHAFGVLTCDTLEQAIDRAGLKGGNKGFEAALSAVEMANLKDIVGPRQSALGKAAKRRHRRH
- the nusB gene encoding transcription antitermination factor NusB — protein: MGTRRKSRELALQMLFQADMAKQSPDQVRKTFWAERADITDEVRGFTESIFGAGTGRAAEIDQLIEQHAENWRVDRMSAVDRNILRAGVAEMLAYPETAAAIIINEALEIARRFSAPESVQFINGVLDSVARELKRVPQT